GTTTTCCGGGGAACAAACATTTGCATGGATATCTGACTTCACatttaaagaacaaacaaacacaggacaaaatatttcaatggcAATTTACATACATGCCGAGAgtagaaaatgtattcatactTGGCAGAATTTTCAATAAAGTGAAAAGTGGAACCTGGCTTTCCAATGATATGAGATATCAGCATTGCTTTTGTATAATTTATATCTGTCTGTCCTCTAAAAAACTACTTGCACCTCCAGCATTTTgattttagtttatatttgcattttcagaaagttttttGGATTGTTTGTCACTAGGGATCAGCGTTAAATGGATGTGATAGCAATCTGCAACAAATACATTACCATAcatgaacaaaaatgacaatataatACACTAACATAAGTTTCATACGAagactcgttttttttttttttttttcaaaaaaagatgACACAAGGCCTCACAAATATCAATTTAGATTTCTGCCAATGGCTGTTAGCTTCTTGGTTCTGAAAACAAGATGAAAAGACTCTTAGCAGAACAACCAATAGACTAACCCAATGGTCAGAGCCTGCAGTACTTTCCTTCTGTCCTCAGTTGGTAACAATAGTTAACAATGTCCATTGAATGAGGCTCATAACTTATCACTTATAGGCTTACAGTTTGTATCTAAACTTCTAAGCAAAAACTTCAAGGAGATAAGCAGAATACCTCCATGATGAAGGCTTTGTTGTGAAACACACTGGGGATTCATGGTTGAAATAACAAATGacaatttctttctctttctttctttctttctttctttctttctttctttctttctttctttctttctttctttctttctttcttcttttcttctcatGCTTTTTCTCTTAATCAGCCTCCTTAATGAATTTTCAAAAGATGCACAAATAGGTACCTTTCAGCATCAAAGGTTAACAGTTCTTTCAGTGTTAAGAACAGAACTTACAGTATTAAGAGAAGGACTTCCAGAACATTGAATAGACATGAGAAAGATTGTTCTAAGAACTTTCAATGTTAAGAACGAAACTTTCCATGTTAAGAACAGAACGTTCTGTGTTAAGAACAGAACTTTCAGTTTTAAGAGCAGTATGTTCAGCTGAACAGAACTTCCAGCATTATGAAAACTGAATAGCTATTTGGGAAGGTTTGTACTCAAGCATTAGCTTTATAGTTTTGCCACACACATGATAGACATAGGTAGACCCTCACACACAAGAAACTACCATGTACTATTTTGTGAAAGTATTATTGCTCTATtcacaaaaaagttaatttttattttcttatgaatGAGCgtcacatttttctgttcaaCTGCATGAGTGTACGGAGCTGGCCTCCTGGTTTGTCATACATAAAAATCATATCTCAGCCATCTCTAAGGTGGTTTGCAGCACAGCCATCTCTGCTCTGACTGGATCCTTCGTTGACAAAGTCAATTTGGCGTCGGCACCCCAGCAGCCTGTAGAGGGAGTGCTTAACCGTGGCCtggaaggtggaggaggagaagtaGAAGATGATGGGGTCCAGGCAGGTGTTTGCGGTGCTGAGGAGAAGGGTGTAGTACCTCCAGGGGGGGCTCTGCCCGTGCAGGTAGCCCAGCAGGTGGGAGAGGTTGTAGGGCAGGAAACAGACGACGAACACCAGCAGCGTGCCCAGTGCCATGCCCACGGCCTTCTGCCGCTTCCTGCTGCAAATCCGTGGGCGGGCGTACAGGAGACGGATGCAGCTCAGGTAGCAGAAGGCGCAGACCAGGAGCgggacgaggaagaggacggAGAACAAATAAAGCCGCACGGGGAGGAGGACCGCCAGCTGCCTCTGCGTGAAGTTCTCATAGCAGACGGAGGCGTTGACGGTGCCATTTCCCGGCAGCAGGTGCTGCGTCAAGAAGACGATGCTGCAACTGGCGGAGCCGAACACAAAGGCGATGACGGCGCCCACCATGGCATAGACGGGCTTGCGCAGCAGCTTGTAGCGGACGGGGAAGGCCACGCTCAAAAAGCGGTCCACGCTGACGGCCATCAGCAGGAGGGAGCTGGTGTAGATGGTGGAGAAGAAGACGAAGGAGGTGACGCTGCACAGGAAGTAGGGCAGGTCCCAGCGCATGCCGGACGCAGCCTCGTGCATCTTCAGCGGCAGGatgagcaggaagaggaggtcCGACACCGTCAGGTTGAGCAGCAGGACGTCGGTGGGCGTGGCATTGCTCTGGACCTTGACGCTGAAGGCACAGAGTGAGAGGACGTTGGCGGGAAGGCCAATCAGGAAGGTCAGGATGTAGACGGACAGTATCACCATATGGTTCACCATCATCTGCGACATCGCCAGTTGGGGACCTGGAAGAGAAGCCCACCAATCAGGGCTTTATATTAGTACATTACCGTGCTCTTCAGTCAGCTTTACAgtagatttgttttctttacatatttACCTGTCCAccctcattaaaattaattcatagTACAGCAAATCATTACAATTACATCACAGAAATACGATGTTCATTCATGAAgtacacattcataaaaatgtaactgcattattaataaaaaGAATACTAGTTAAAAGAAAATAGTTGGAGGACCAATTAGAATGAATTTCAGCATATGGCccattatatatatttctatagaTTCCAGATTCCAGCTGGCAAACTCTGTTACTTCATGATGGTGGACAACaactgtatatgcatgtgttcCAACTGAGAATGTGGACCATGCCATCAACTTGGGGAGGCAGCAGTGGCTTTTTGAACATTTCTTCATGTTGGGATCACTATAGC
This window of the Anguilla anguilla isolate fAngAng1 chromosome 1, fAngAng1.pri, whole genome shotgun sequence genome carries:
- the LOC118209856 gene encoding free fatty acid receptor 3-like — protein: MSQMMVNHMVILSVYILTFLIGLPANVLSLCAFSVKVQSNATPTDVLLLNLTVSDLLFLLILPLKMHEAASGMRWDLPYFLCSVTSFVFFSTIYTSSLLLMAVSVDRFLSVAFPVRYKLLRKPVYAMVGAVIAFVFGSASCSIVFLTQHLLPGNGTVNASVCYENFTQRQLAVLLPVRLYLFSVLFLVPLLVCAFCYLSCIRLLYARPRICSRKRQKAVGMALGTLLVFVVCFLPYNLSHLLGYLHGQSPPWRYYTLLLSTANTCLDPIIFYFSSSTFQATVKHSLYRLLGCRRQIDFVNEGSSQSRDGCAANHLRDG